One window from the genome of Halictus rubicundus isolate RS-2024b chromosome 7, iyHalRubi1_principal, whole genome shotgun sequence encodes:
- the Aos gene encoding protein argos: protein MADLLCLLLAMFGQLFIRGSQGSLLGAELDETGQQLLNEYLSLDEGKYLTELHEFRDTAIKIDLIDRKRKHRPVHQPPRILYQVGDSEGELPECLDRSEVCSKVDLYGSPWVERQCRCPDGRTCSSSLHGDDGHTIVDKTRQYKLCEPVKRLPICRYFKDITWTLAPGGGPANATVQRVYCRCRPSSVPYLVRRQAHRSPEGNPGFIYAFACSPQSRLRCQHKEPCRLFTVRKRRTSQLEEVNASPLCQCPKGHRCPRRHTDPGSLPARSYSGVLEIKTYSGYCVPSQSHRSEAVYTV from the exons ATGGCCGATTTGTTGTGCCTGTTATTGGCGATGTTCGGCCAGTTGTTTATTCGTGGAAGCCAGGGTAGCCTTCTCGGCGCGGAACTCGACGAAACTGGCCAGCAATTGCTCAACGAATATTTGTCGCTCGACGAAGGCAAGTACCTGACCGAGTTGCACGAGTTCCGAGACACGGCGATCAAGATCGACTTGATCGATCGGAAGAGAAAGCATCGTCCGGTTCATCAACCGCCCAGAATTCTTTACCAAGTCGGG GACAGCGAGGGAGAATTACCCGAATGCTTGGATCGAAGCGAAGTTTGCAGCAAGGTGGATCTATACGGCTCGCCATGGGTCGAGAGACAATGTCGTTGTCCGGATGGCCGTACCTGTTCCAGTAGCTTGCACGGGGACGACGGGCACACGATAGTCGATAAAACACGGCAGTATAAGCTTTGCGAGCCGGTGAAGCGTCTTCCTATCTGTCGTTATTTCAA GGATATCACATGGACCCTAGCTCCAGGAGGGGGCCCGGCGAACGCGACCGTTCAAAGAGTCTACTGTCGCTGTCGGCCGAGCAGCGTGCCCTATCTGGTCCGCAGACAAGCGCATAGATCTCCCGAGGGAAATCCAGGATTTATTTATGCTTTCGCGTGTTCTCCGCAAAGC AGACTGCGCTGTCAACACAAGGAGCCTTGTCGACTGTTCACGGTACGAAAGAGACGAACCTCGCAGCTCGAAGAAGTGAACGCGTCGCCCCTTTGCCAATGTCCGAAGGGTCATCGGTGTCCAAGACGTCACACGGATCCGGGCTCGCTTCCGGCAAGATCCTATTCTGGTGTCTTGGAGATTAAGACTTACAGCGGATATTGCGTGCCTTCGCAGTCCCATCGTTCCGAAGCGGTTTACACTGTATAA